Genomic segment of Myxococcus stipitatus:
CGCCACATAGAAGCGCACCGTATAGCCATTTCCCGCCACGGTGGGGATGGTCTGCTCGATGCTGCCCGCCCCGTAGCCGTTCAGGTCGATGGACTTCGTCCCGCTGTTCGGCGTCTTGTACGAGTTGTTCATCACCTTGATGCTGCCGCCAATCACCCAGTTGGTCAGCGTCGTCGCCCCCGTGGTGAGCACGGTGTAGTTGTAGCTTCCGGGCGGCGCGGCCTCGAAGCCGCTGTTGGTGACCTTGTTGATACCTTGCTCAGCCGTGCCCAGGTCGCCCGGCGCGCCCGCCTCCGGCGACTCGGGCCCCCCACACGCAGACAGCATGAGGCCCAGGCTCGCAACCACTCCCCCTCGAATCCATTGCATGATGCGCATGTTCACCTTTCACGTTGAACCGCCACGGCTCGGCGTTCCCCAAACGCCGCCGTCCTCGCGGTGGCCGACCATCGGCCCGTGAACAATGCCATCACTGTCAGTATGGGGCGAGTTTCACGGTGAAACAAGCTGTCTTTCCCAGGGCACGAGAGTGATTGAGGCCGTTGACCCGGGACACGAGACACCCGGGGTGCAACAAACATGGTCATGAATGACCGCGCCTGTCACCGGACCGTCCGCGCGGGCGCTGGGCCCCAGTGCGGCTGGACGTCCACCGTCACGACTCCCGGGATGGAGATATCCACCACGGCCAGGTGAATCACATCCAAGAGTCCCGGTGCTGCCCCGTCAGGACGTACGTATAGCGGCCCAGCGGCAGCTCCGGGAACGACAGACGCTCCTCGAGGGTGGGGGTGCCCTGGCTGGAAGGATTCCGCGAAGACATGGGAGGCACTGACAGGAGGGTTCGGATGAAGCGCCACTGCTCATGGGTTTTGAAGAGCGGGAGCTCGCCACGAAGGAAGTGGAGCGACCTTTGCTCCTCACCTCCCAGGAACACACGCTGCGGAAGGAAGTGGATGACGCGTCCATCCGAGTGGACCTCCCGGGCTGACCACATACTCCCCGAGGTCGAGGCCCAGGAGACGGAAATGGCCAGGGTCATGCGGTTCCGCCCAGTCACCGTCGCCGTGCATCCGCGGCGGCAGCGACAAGGCATCCACGCGGGCCGAGACGAGCCGCCCGTCGCGGTCCACCAGGGAGCCCTCGATTCGCGGCCGTCCGGAGAGACGGACCTCCAATGGTGCGTCCGCTGAATCCAGTCGTGCACCCACACGGGTCATCGTGCGGCAACCGCTCCAGGGTGAATCGGCCCTCCGCATCGGTGAAGGCTTCGAAGTATCGGGAGTGGTCGACGTTGAAGAGCGTCACCTGGGCGTTCGCCACAGGGAGCATGCGCTCGTCGACGACCCGCCCCTGGGCAGACACGCCGGGGGCAAGGACGAGCGTCACATTCCGCTGCCCTGTCGCCACGTCGAGGCTCAGCGCCACGCCTTCGGCAGACAGGACCCAGAGTGCGACGGAGCCTGCTGGGAGCCCCTCCAAGCTGAACGCGCCATCCGTGGCCGTGGTGGTACGGCCCAAGACGGGGGTCGAGCCTCGGCCCTCCGCAATCAACCTGGGGATCGGCTGAGCGTCCGCCGTGCCCGTGCAGTACAGGAACGTCAGCGGCATCCGCGGGTTCTCGCCACAAGGACGTGCGGACAGGGACTCGCCAGGAGCGCTCCAGGACGCGGAGACCTCCACCCCCGCCACCGGCGTCTGGTCCTCGCGCAGCACCCGCCCCTGCAGCGTCAACGTCCCATGAGGAGGTGGCGTGGGCACAAAGTGCGTGGCGAGTCTGTCGTTGCGTCGCGGAGTCACGTTGGAGGGGGGCGCATCGGGAGCTCGCGTTCCAAGCCAGAGCGTCGCGGAGACCGCGCCCAGAAACATGAGTCCATAGGGGAGCCACTTGCGCATGCCGTCATCTCCAAGAGGAGCGACGCCAGCAGAGCACACGGGAGACATTGTCACGAGTGACGCGTCAACCCGCCAGATTGACACGTCAAGCTCGACAGTCCGTGACACGAAGGCGTGTCCGCGCCCCTCGGAGCAGTCGCTGTCACCGCCATGGCATCTGACTTGCTGTCATCTCGAGACCGCCCATGGACAAGACGCTCATCACCTCCTGCATCCTGGCCCTGGTGTCAGGCACCCCTGCCCTGGCCGCCGAGCCCACGCCCTCGTTCGAGACCCGAGCGAAGGAGCACTGCCAGAAGTCTCTCTCGATTCCCTCCTGCAACCAGGTGAAGCCGCCCGGCCCTTTCATCAAACGGTGTGTCGAGGACGCCGTGTTGACCGGGAGCTTCGAGTTCGTGGAGACCGCTCGGAAAGACTATCTGCGCGCGTGCCAGCGACTGACTCCGAAGCCGGCACCGTCCAAGCCCTGACGCGCGTTACTCCCGCCACAGCGGTTGGGTCGTGCAGCGGAACGCGCCACCGAATGCCCGGGAGATGGTGAAGTCGACATACTCGACCTTCACGCCATGCCGGGCGATGGCGTCACCGATGCGCCGGAAGATGGGGTCGGTGACATAGACGTCGGGAGAAATCGGCAGGCCGTTGGTGCCGAGCCGCGTGGCCTCGTCCTCGGTGACCTCGATGCATTCCCAGTCGCGCAGGACGGCGGGGAGCCCATCGAGGAGCGCCTCCCGGCACGCGACCAGGAGCCCCTGGCGCACCAGCCCCAGCGCGCAGTCGAGGTGCAGGAAGTTCGGCTTGAGCCGGACGGACT
This window contains:
- a CDS encoding carboxypeptidase-like regulatory domain-containing protein encodes the protein MRKWLPYGLMFLGAVSATLWLGTRAPDAPPSNVTPRRNDRLATHFVPTPPPHGTLTLQGRVLREDQTPVAGVEVSASWSAPGESLSARPCGENPRMPLTFLYCTGTADAQPIPRLIAEGRGSTPVLGRTTTATDGAFSLEGLPAGSVALWVLSAEGVALSLDVATGQRNVTLVLAPGVSAQGRVVDERMLPVANAQVTLFNVDHSRYFEAFTDAEGRFTLERLPHDDPCGCTTGFSGRTIGGPSLRTAANRGLPGGPRRAARLGPRGCLVAAAADARRR
- a CDS encoding DUF642 domain-containing protein → MRIMQWIRGGVVASLGLMLSACGGPESPEAGAPGDLGTAEQGINKVTNSGFEAAPPGSYNYTVLTTGATTLTNWVIGGSIKVMNNSYKTPNSGTKSIDLNGYGAGSIEQTIPTVAGNGYTVRFYVALPPGCTGTRTAQLTYGSSVTSVSNSLPGWTVRTYVFTATTSSTLIKLASTSGGVSCGLAIDDFTVDGP